The genomic window GGCGGGATAATCGGTTTCTTTTTTCGAATCGTCGCGCAGGATGCGCTTATCGCGGATTTCTTTCAGACGGTAGTCGATTGTACCGCTCTTTTCGGTATATCCGCGCACCACCGCGATGTATTTTTTCCGGATGCGGCCGGTCTGAAATAATTGCGCCGTCTTGCCTGCGGCTTCGGAAGTCAGTGCAAACAATAACACGCCGGACGTGGGCCGGTCCAGTCTGTGGACGGGGTAAACCCGCTGTCCGATCTGATCCCGGAGGATTCGGACCGCTACCCTTTTTTCTCCTTTATCGATCGGGCTGGGGTGGACCAGTAAGCCGCACGGTTTGTTAACGGCTACAAAAAAGGAGTCCTGATAGAGGATTTCCAACGGTTCTGAAGGTCTCATGTGTTTGAAACGGCGTCCTGTGCGCTTTGTGGGCTGTGCGGACCGTAATTTGACAGACGGTCGGCAGGTTGTCTGTTGTGTCCCGCACAAAGCGGGCTCAGGTGATCATCAAGTGGCTTTTATAAACCGGACGGGTAAAATTGCAAGAAAAATATCCGTTTTACGATCGTTTCAGGGATGTCAGGATCATTCCGGCGGAGACCAGGATCAGGGAAACGACGACAGGGATATTGAGCGCTTCAACGTCCAGGAGTGCCGCGGAAAGCAGTGTTCCGCAAACCGGGATGAGAAACCGGTACACGGCCATTTTGCTCAGTGAATTGTATTTGATCAGGGCATACCAGAGGGGAAAGGCCGTTGCCGACACAAAACTCAGGTAGCCTGTAAGTGCCAGACCGGAAGCGGACAGGTGCACCGCCCCCGGGGAGTCGGTTGCAAGTGATACGGCAAGCAGCCCCAGGGCCCCGAAAAACAGTTGGTAGCCTCCCAGCAGCGGCGGGTAGATCCGCATGGCCGAGTGCTTTACAAGCACCATGGCCGCCACGGAGGCTATCGCCGCACACAGAATGAAGCCTTCCCCCATGAAATGAAATCCGGGGGAAAACGATGCCCTCGATACATTGATCAGGACCAGCCCCGAAAACCCCAGAAAAAGCCCGAAGGCGGTGGCGGGGGAAATCCGGTCGTTTTTGATGAATCCGTGCGAATAGATTGCCAGGATAAAGGAACCGGCCCCGTTGATGATCGATGCCTTCATGCCGGTGGTGTGGGATAGACCGATATAGAAAAAGATGTACTGAAAGGTGGTGTGCACCAGCCCCAGAACGAACACCGCGGCGTAGTCTTTTTTCCGGGGAAGTCGGATCGATTTGCCGAAAAGACGGACACCGGCCAGGATTATGACACCTGCCAGCAGAAACCGGTACGCGGCAAAATACAGTTTTCCCGCGGTGCTGCCTTCGATATCAAACAGCCTGAAACCGATTTTAACACACGGAAAGGCGCTGCCCCACAACAGGGAACAGACAATGACCAGGAGGATGACCACCGGAGGGAAGGTCAGCAGACGTTGATGGTTCATGGATGGTCTCGGTTCAGCTTTGGATCAGTTTGTATGAATTTAGAAAAACTGTTGTATATGCTTTTTAAAGCAATACAAGGTTATATTATTTTCACCCGCAAGGGCACAAAAGAATCAGTTGATCTATCACAAAAAACAAATTTGCCACGGATTTACGCGGATGAACGCGGATAAAAAAACAGCCAGGAGAAGCGGCAGCTATTATCCATAAAAAAAGATCCGTGCAGATCCGTGGCTGAATATTTTCACTTGAGTTCGGTTTCGAGAATTTGGGAAAACGATTTTCTGGCATGCCGTTCGATCCAGGGCCTGTGCCCGCAGCGTTCGAGCAGGATAAACCGGAAGTGCTTTATCGCGGCGGCCAGGGGCCTTCGAACGCCTTCGGCCGGATGGGGATCGTGGTCGCCGTGGATTGCCACCACCGGGCAGGTGATTTGCCCGGCGAGTTGAAGGAGGTTTCCGCTTCGTCTCAGCCCGGCTCCTTCCGGCCACACGCGTTCAAATATGTCCGCCCGGTATTCGATGGTTTCCGGTTCATCAAAGATCGGGTCATACGCATCCGTTTTTGAA from Desulfobacterales bacterium includes these protein-coding regions:
- a CDS encoding DMT family transporter, producing MNHQRLLTFPPVVILLVIVCSLLWGSAFPCVKIGFRLFDIEGSTAGKLYFAAYRFLLAGVIILAGVRLFGKSIRLPRKKDYAAVFVLGLVHTTFQYIFFYIGLSHTTGMKASIINGAGSFILAIYSHGFIKNDRISPATAFGLFLGFSGLVLINVSRASFSPGFHFMGEGFILCAAIASVAAMVLVKHSAMRIYPPLLGGYQLFFGALGLLAVSLATDSPGAVHLSASGLALTGYLSFVSATAFPLWYALIKYNSLSKMAVYRFLIPVCGTLLSAALLDVEALNIPVVVSLILVSAGMILTSLKRS